From the genome of Vicia villosa cultivar HV-30 ecotype Madison, WI linkage group LG2, Vvil1.0, whole genome shotgun sequence, one region includes:
- the LOC131647523 gene encoding VQ motif-containing protein 10-like: MASGGCSNKKKAVKIVIITTEYVETDAMSFKSVVQKLTGKCSSDDEATEAQNVNNQSGFDVAASENGDVGRSSFYMNDLLLKEYYMLHRELLPNEHFLFQSQI, from the coding sequence ATGGCGAGTGGTGGTTGCAGCAATAAGAAGAAGGCAGTGAAGATAGTGATAATCACTACAGAGTATGTGGAAACTGATGCCATGAGTTTTAAGTCTGTTGTGCAGAAGCTAACTGGTAAGTGTTCTTCAGATGATGAAGCTACAGAAGCTCAAAACGTTAACAATCAAAGTGGGTTTGATGTGGCTGCTAGTGAAAATGGTGATGTTGGAAGAAGCTCCTTTTATATGAATGATTTGTTGTTGAAGGAATATTACATGTTGCATAGAGAGTTGCTGCCAAACGAGCACTTTTTGTTTCAGtcacaaatttaa